A single region of the Amia ocellicauda isolate fAmiCal2 chromosome 8, fAmiCal2.hap1, whole genome shotgun sequence genome encodes:
- the LOC136755201 gene encoding uncharacterized protein LOC136755201, with the protein MAVSGLFATALYGPPPSVACLYECASRMGYNGELFMWGRNCHVIDGNQPASYKYWSPEQIYIGDERDHCALELFPLLPTPLKEKHVFLNKNGRKIEPRLLCLSNSSSVTQPANMLQIERSPGNKESDFRETGASFKEDRNYPQLIELIPKENSNEMHCTELLDPVNHAEVLMNSQSHPEPHSEPENAPFDGMDKTDLNRKNHSDGTTVQDASALSAKEKQGNSYSSIKLQEGDGRVVIPEGGRFRNKRVFNCLHSPLIPDGSSCLCSGDANFSSTLLKPSRRPISECRPHSAGSGQWISRKPWDCDSSSNMASSDGACLECSSVPGRLPNHIVSGRVRHEGQQPRPPCQSKVWMTRHLSPLTSHPSAPRPLSPLIVKLNPSERLASHPVYKQAIYSSGTAWKDISRSPDPVLSQKRPTAERGQQ; encoded by the exons ATGGCTGTGTCAGGGCTCTTCGCCACTGCTCTGTATGGCCCACCTCCATCTGTGGCATGTCTTTATGAGTGTGCGTCAAGGATGGGAT ATAACGGAGAGTTGTTTATGTGGGGCAGAAACTGCCATGTCATTGATGGGAACCAACCAGCATCCTACAAATACTGGAGCCCCGAACAAATCTACATTGGAGATGAGAGG GATCACTGTGCCTTGGAGCTCTTCCCCCTCCTACCCACCCCCTTGAAGGAGAAGCATGTGTTTCTAAATAAGAATGGAAGGAAAATCGAACCCAGGCTTCTCTGTTTATCAAACAGCAGCTCCGTCACCCAGCCAGCAAACATGCTGCAAATTG AGAGGAGCCCTGGGAATAAGGAATCTGATTTCAGAGAAACTGGAGCTAGCTTCAAAGAAGACAGAAACTATCCCCAACTGATAGAACTTATACCAAAAGAAAACAGCAATGAA ATGCACTGCACTGAACTCCTGGATCCTGTGAATCACGCAGAGGTTTTGATGAATTCCCAGTCTCATCCTGAACCTCACAGTGAGCCCGAGAACGCTCCATTTGATGGCATGGATAAAACAGACCTCAACAGAAAGAATCATTCAGATGGTACAACAGTTCAAGATGCAAGTGCTCTGTCTGCAAAGGAAAAACAAGGAAATAGCTACTCATCAATCAAACTACAAGAGGGGGATGGCAGAGTCGTTATTCCCGAGGGAGGGCGGTTCAGAAATAAGCGAGTCTTCAACTGTCTGCATTCACCTCTCATTCCAGACGGCTCCTCTTGTTTGTGTAGTGGGGATGCAAATTTCTCCAGCACATTGCTGAAGCCGTCAAGGAGGCCCATATCCGAATGCCGACCCCACAGTGCAGGCAGCGGACAG TGGATCAGCAGAAAGCCTTGGGATTGTGACAGTTCTTCCAACATGGCTTCTTCTGATGGAGCTTGCCTTGAATGTAGCAGTGTCCCTGGCAGGCTGCCCAACCACATAGTCAGCGGTAGAGTCAGACATGAGGGGCAGCAGCCGCGGCCTCCGTGTCAGAGCAAGGTCTGGATGACTCGGCACCTTTCACCTTTAACTTCTCACCCTTCAGCTCCCCGCCCCCTCTCCCCACTCATTGTGAAGCTAAACCCTTCGGAGAGGTTGGCCAGCCACCCTGTTTACAAACAAGCAATCTACTCCTCTGGAACAGCATGGAAGGACATATCCAGGTCACCCGACCCTGTTTTGTCACAGAAGCGTCCGACTGCAGAAAGAGGCCAACAGTAA